CACGCCACCGATGGCAAGCACGGCCACGTGGTCGCCCAGGCCGCTGATCGAACCGAAATAGCCCAGCAGCCAGCCGATCGGCAGGAAGCAGGCCAGCGTGATCAGGCCCACGATGCCGATCGGGATATCACGCTCGGTACGCGGCAGCGAGTCGGCCTTGCCGGCCTTGCGCACGCGCGAGGCCGCCATGGCGGAAGTGAGGCCGCTGACCACCGGCTTCACCAGCTTGGCCAGCGTCCAGATGGCCGAGACACCGATGGCGCCGGCACCGACGAAGCGCACCTTGTGGCTCCAGGTGGCATTGGCCAGGGCATCCACCGAGGCGGACATGTCGCCCAGCACCGAGTAATGCGGCACGCCCCAGCCCCAGCCGATGACCGCGCCGATGAGCATGGCGATGCCCACCGACAGGCCGACCAGGTGGCCGATGGCGAACAGGGCGAACGAGAGGTTGAAGTCGAAACCGCTGACCGCGCCCTTGTCGTTCACGCGGAAGTTGCGCACGAAGTCCGACGCGAACACCTGCGTGGCGACCACCACGGCGAACACCGCCGAAACGATGGAACCCCACAGCACGGCGAGCAGGCCGGCGCGACCCTCTTCCACGCTGTCGGCGTCCGCATCGTCACCACTGCCGACCTTCAGCACCTCGGCACAGGCCAGGCCTTCCGGGTACGGCAGGTCGGTATCCGTCACCAACGCGCGGCGCAGCGGGATGGAATACATCACGCCCAGGGTGCCGCCCAGCGCGCAGATCGCGAAGGACGTCCAGAACGGGAAGTTCGCCCACCAGCCGATCATGATCATGCCGGGCAGCACGAAGATGATCGAGGACAAGGTGCCCGCCGCCGACGCGATGGTCTGGACGATGTTGTTTTCCTGAATGGTGGAGTTCTTGAACCCGCGCAGCAGGGCCATGGAAATCACCGCCGCCGGAATCGAGGTGGCGAAGGTGAGGCCGGCCTTGAGGCCGAAGAACACATTGGCAGCGGTGAACACCACCGTGATGATGACGCCGAGGATAAGACCGCGGACGGTCAGCTCTTTGCGCGATTCGGTTTGGGAAAGATTGCCGCTCACGAGAGTTGTCCCGTCATGTGATTGCTCCCCTGTGGCCGCCGGGGCGGCACGGATAGATCGGGCCCGCCGGGCGGCGGGCCAGCGCGTAGGGTTGCCGGATTCGTGAGGAATGGCAACGGGTTGACGTTTTCCTTCGGCGCTTTCTCGCCTGGGGGTACTTATGTTTGCTCCCTCGTCGCTCAGGGAAGGGGCTGGGCTGATGGGCAGAGTTTCGGTATTTGGTTACACGTTATGGCGATCTGGCTCGCCTGCCGCGATCCGGGTCACTTTCTCTTGCTTGCCCAAGTCCCACAGGGATTAGCTTCGCGTCAGAAAGTAACCAAAGAGAAGGCCCCCCGGGTGACGCGCCTTCTGGGCTGACGCCCTCCGGGTACGCGGGCGGGTTCCGGAAGATCAAGAGCCAAAACCAAGACCAGAGCCAAAAGCCAAAAGCCGAAGCAAGAACCCGAGCCGTTGGCGGAGCATCCAAAGAGGCGAGTCCCCTGTGGGAGCGCACCCTGTGCGCGACTGGGGCGTCTCGTAGTCACCGCTCCGTTAGGTTGTCGCGCACAGGGTGCGCTCCCACAGAAAAGCGGGCGACCGTGAGGGTTCCGACCACGCCAAAGCGCAGCGAGGCGCTGCTTTAAGTCCTCATCGCTCCGGCGCGTTGCGAAGCGCTTGGAAGTACCCGCTGTGTAGAGGCGAAGGTTGCCAAGCAACAAACCGCCTCAAGCGTTCGAGCTTTTCCCTGCGAAATGCCGCCAGCTCCTAAGGCCATTTTCTTTGGGTTACTTTTCTTTTGGGCCAGCAAAAGAAAAGTGACTCGAGCGTCGGCAGACGATCGAAACGCCCGCTGCGTAAGCGGCCAGGTCGTGGGAACGCACGAGACCGAAGGGCAAGAGCAAAGTCACTGGATCCCAGCCTACGCTGGGATGACGGCTAAAGAAGGCAGCGGTGAGGCGAGCTTTTACCCCTCACCCATCCCTCAAGGGGACAGGGAAAAAACCCATCACTCATCCGCCCCCGGATCCATCCCCGGAAACAACACCTCGGTATACCCAAACTTGCTGAAGTCAGTGATCCGCGACGGGTACAACCGCCCGATCAGGTGATCGCACTCATGCTGCACCACCCGCGCATGAAACCCCTCCGCCGTGCGGTCAATCTGTGCACCCTTTGGGTCCACACCCTGATAGCGGATCAGCGTGTACCGGTTCACCGCCCCCCGCAGGCCCGGCACCGACAAGCACCCCTCCCAGCCCTCCTCCATGTCCTGCGACAGCGGCGTGATCACCGGATTGAGCAGGATGGTGCGCGGCACGGCTGGCGCGTCCGGGTAACGCTCGGATTGATCGAAGCCAAAGATCACCAGCTGAAGGTCCACGCCAATCTGCGGCGCAGCCAGGCCGACGCCACCGGCGTCATGCATGGTGTCGAACATATCGGCGATCAGCGTATCGAGCTCGGCGCTGCCGATCATCGCATCGGGTACCGGCGGCGCCACGCGCAGCAGGCGCGGATCGCCCATCTTCAGGATTTCGCGGATCATGCAAACCTCGTCGGAAGCAGGCGCCGGCCCCGGGGCTGGGGTCGCCCGCAAGCGGGCCCGGCGGATGACGCGACTTATACCAGCAACGCCGGCACGCCAGCGGTTAAGCGACGTGATGATTCCATCAGCGGCCGCGGGGTGGCCCTCGGCCACCTGGATCCGACGGACGCCACGCGCCTGGACCCACGCTGCACTGCGGCACGAACGCCAGGCAACGCACATTCGACCAATGGCTAATGCGCGCGGCCGCATAATGGCGTTGACCCCCGGCGCCACGGGGACGACCCTTGCGACTGACCTTCCAGGAGCCAACGCGAATGTCTACGGTCGTCGTCAAACCAAGTCCCGCGGGAAAGATCCTGTGGGCCGCCATCGCCATCGTGGGCGCCTGGTGTCTGGGCGTGGTCGCGCTGCGCCGTGGTGAACCTATCAACGCCATCTGGCTGGTCGCCGCCGCCATCTCGGTGTTCGTGATCGGCTATCGCTTCTACGGCAAGTTCGTCAACGACAAGGTGCTGCGCATGGACCCGAGCCGGGCCACGCCAGCGGTATTGCGCAACGACGGCCTGGACTACGTGCCCACCGACAAGTGGGTGGTGTTCGGCCACCACTTTGCCGCCATCGCCGGTGCCGGCCCGCTGGTCGGCCCTGTGCTCGCGGCACAGATGGGCTACCTGCCCGGCACCTTGTGGATCCTGTTCGGTGTGGTGTTCGCCGGCGCGGTGCAAGACTTCATGATCCTCGGCCTGTCGGTGCGCCGCGACGGCCGCTCGCTCGGCAACATGCTGCGCGATGAGCTGGGCCCGGTGGCCGGCGTGGTCGCCATGGTCGGCGTGCTGGTGCTGATGATGATCGTGCTGGCCGTGCTGGCGCTGGTGGTGGTCAAGGCGCTCACGCACAGCCCCTGGGGTACGTTCACGGTGGCCGCCACCATCCCGATCGCGCTGCTGATGGGCATCTACCTGCGCTGGCTGCGGCCGGGCAAGATCCTCGAGGTGTCGATCATCGGCGTGGCCCTGCTGCTGGCATCGATCTGGTTCGGCTCGTATATCGCCGCCTCGCCGACTTGGTCCACGGTGTTCGATTTCGATGCGAAGTCGCTGGCATGGCTGCTGATCGCCTATGGCTTCTGCGCCTCGGTGCTGCCGGTGTGGCTGCTGCTGGCACCGCGCGATTACCTCAGCACCTTCCTGAAGATCGGCACCATCCTGCTGCTCGCGCTGGCGATTTTCCTGGCCGCGCCGACGCTGCAGATGGCGGCGGTGACCAAGTTCATCGACGGCACCGGTCCGGTGTTCCAGGGCAACCTGTTCCCGTTCCTGTTCATCACCATCGCCTGCGGCGCCGTGTCCGGCTGGCATTCGATCATCGCCTCGGGCACCACGCCCAAGCTGATCGCCAGTGAGGGCGAGGCACGCATGATCGGCTACGGCGGCATGTTGATGGAGGCCTTCGTCGCCATCATGGCGCTGGTCGCCGCGGCGTCGCTGCACCCGGGCGTGTACTTCGCGATGAACTCGCCGGGCGCACTGATCGGCACCACCGCGCAGCAGGCGGCCACGACCATCAGCGAATGGGGCTTCGTGGTGACGCCGGATGAACTGCTCAACACCGCCAGGGACATCGGCGAGAAGAGCATCCTCAGCCGTGCCGGCGGTGCGCCGACGCTGGCGGTCGGCATGGCCCAGCTGCTTCACCGCATCATCCCCGGCGAGGGCATGATGGCGTTCTGGTATCACTACGCCATCCTGTTCGAAGCCTTGTTCATCCTGACCACAGTGGATGCGGGTACGCGCGTGGGCCGCTTCATGATCCAGGAGATCGCGGGCCTCATCTACAAACCGCTGCAACACACCGAATCCTGGACGGGTAACCTGCTGGCCACCGCGATCTGCGTGGGCCTGTGGGGTTACTTCCTGTACCAGGGCGCGGTCGATCCGCTGGGCGGCATCAACACCCTGTGGCCCTTGTTCGGCATCGCCAACCAGATGTTGGCGGCCGTGGCGCTGATGCTGGCGACGGTGGTGACGGTGAAGCTCAAGCGCGAGCGCTACGTGCTGGTGCCGGGCATCCCGGCGATCTGGCTGTGCGTATGCACGCTTACCGCAGGCTGGGAGAAGCTCAGCGGCCCGATCAGCTTCACCGCCGCCGCGCAGAAGTACGCCCAGGCCGCCGCGGACGGCAAGCTGCTGGCACCGGCCAAGACGGTGGAAGAGATGCAGCGCATCGTCACCAACAACTACGTCGATGCGGCGCTGACCGGCATCTTCATGCTGCTGGTGCTGAGCATGGCGGGCTTTGCCATCGCCGCCATCATGAAAGCCTGGAAGATCAACCACCCCACCGCACACGAAGAACCGTACGTGGCGCTGGGCACGGCACCCACCCGTTGAGGCCACGACCATGAAAGCCAGGCTGCAGGCGATCAGGAAATGGGCGGTGCAGACCGCCCGCCTCTGCTGCGGCGTCCCTGATTACGACGTGTACGTGAAGCACCTGCGCGAGCACCACCCGGAGCGCCCGGTGCCCAGCTACAAGGAGTTCTTCAGGGAGCGGCAGATCGCCCGCTACAAG
This genomic interval from Dyella japonica A8 contains the following:
- a CDS encoding OPT family oligopeptide transporter, which produces MSGNLSQTESRKELTVRGLILGVIITVVFTAANVFFGLKAGLTFATSIPAAVISMALLRGFKNSTIQENNIVQTIASAAGTLSSIIFVLPGMIMIGWWANFPFWTSFAICALGGTLGVMYSIPLRRALVTDTDLPYPEGLACAEVLKVGSGDDADADSVEEGRAGLLAVLWGSIVSAVFAVVVATQVFASDFVRNFRVNDKGAVSGFDFNLSFALFAIGHLVGLSVGIAMLIGAVIGWGWGVPHYSVLGDMSASVDALANATWSHKVRFVGAGAIGVSAIWTLAKLVKPVVSGLTSAMAASRVRKAGKADSLPRTERDIPIGIVGLITLACFLPIGWLLGYFGSISGLGDHVAVLAIGGVAFVVLMGFFVSTVCGYMAGLIGSSNSPLSGVGILVVIAAALLLVAFVKPHVGPEEGKALVAFALFITSVVFTVAAIANNNLQDLKTGQLVDATPWRQQVALVIGVVAGAAVIPPVLDLLNKAYGFVGVAGAGAHALPAPQAGLISALAQGVITNNIDWSLIITGIWIAVGIIVVDEILARTTKRMRVPPLAVGLGIYLPTVSTLMVVVGSVVGWYFDRRADRSAKPESTKQLGVLLASGLIVGESVIGVVIAFIVGFSGKAAPLALVGESFGDYAQWIGGIAFAAIVFIMYRWVARMANGLGNKP
- a CDS encoding YbdD/YjiX family protein, coding for MKARLQAIRKWAVQTARLCCGVPDYDVYVKHLREHHPERPVPSYKEFFRERQIARYKGTGGRCC
- the def gene encoding peptide deformylase translates to MIREILKMGDPRLLRVAPPVPDAMIGSAELDTLIADMFDTMHDAGGVGLAAPQIGVDLQLVIFGFDQSERYPDAPAVPRTILLNPVITPLSQDMEEGWEGCLSVPGLRGAVNRYTLIRYQGVDPKGAQIDRTAEGFHARVVQHECDHLIGRLYPSRITDFSKFGYTEVLFPGMDPGADE
- a CDS encoding carbon starvation CstA family protein; this encodes MSTVVVKPSPAGKILWAAIAIVGAWCLGVVALRRGEPINAIWLVAAAISVFVIGYRFYGKFVNDKVLRMDPSRATPAVLRNDGLDYVPTDKWVVFGHHFAAIAGAGPLVGPVLAAQMGYLPGTLWILFGVVFAGAVQDFMILGLSVRRDGRSLGNMLRDELGPVAGVVAMVGVLVLMMIVLAVLALVVVKALTHSPWGTFTVAATIPIALLMGIYLRWLRPGKILEVSIIGVALLLASIWFGSYIAASPTWSTVFDFDAKSLAWLLIAYGFCASVLPVWLLLAPRDYLSTFLKIGTILLLALAIFLAAPTLQMAAVTKFIDGTGPVFQGNLFPFLFITIACGAVSGWHSIIASGTTPKLIASEGEARMIGYGGMLMEAFVAIMALVAAASLHPGVYFAMNSPGALIGTTAQQAATTISEWGFVVTPDELLNTARDIGEKSILSRAGGAPTLAVGMAQLLHRIIPGEGMMAFWYHYAILFEALFILTTVDAGTRVGRFMIQEIAGLIYKPLQHTESWTGNLLATAICVGLWGYFLYQGAVDPLGGINTLWPLFGIANQMLAAVALMLATVVTVKLKRERYVLVPGIPAIWLCVCTLTAGWEKLSGPISFTAAAQKYAQAAADGKLLAPAKTVEEMQRIVTNNYVDAALTGIFMLLVLSMAGFAIAAIMKAWKINHPTAHEEPYVALGTAPTR